AGTACTAATGGCTTTTTTATCAGCGCCATGGCCAAATTTAGCGTCTGTGGGAACGTTAAGTACCACCCGAGAAGGGGGCGTATCCTTGCCTCCTTTTAGCAGCTTAAATTTAGGGCTTCATGTTGCTGATAATCCAAAGCACGTTTTACAAAACCGTGCTTTGGTTGAGTGCTACCTACCTAAACCTGCTGTTTGGCTTAATCAAATACACAGTGCCGATGTGCTTAACGCAAATGAGCAATATAACGTTGAGCAAATTCAAACTGCAGATGCGTTATATACACAGCTTAAAAATCAGCCTCTTGCAATTATGTCCGCAGATTGCCTACCTATTTTACTTACCAGCTATGATGGCAGTGAAGTGGCGGCAATTCATGGCGGTTGGCGTGGCCTTGAAAAAGGTATTATTAAAAATACGCTGGCTTGTTTTAAGTCCTCAGCTAATCAAATAAATGCATGGCTTGGGCCTGCTATTGGTGCAAAACAATTTGAAGTGGGAGCTGAGGTTGCCGCGTTATTTAATCAGCAATCCCCTTTATTTCAAAGTGCCTTTGTATTGCAACCTAACCAAAAATACCTATGCGATATATACTTAATTGCGCGTATTCAGTTACAGCAACTCGGCGTAATTAATATCAGTGGCGGTGAGTACTGTACAGTATCGCAATCATCTGAATTTTTTTCGTATCGAAGAGAAGGTAAAACAGGGCGCATGGCTAGTTTGATCTGGCGCAAATAAAATACAATTACGGCATAATATTTGTCGTAACACCTTGAACAATTCTATTAACATACCCATTTATTAAGCATTAGTTTATTAAATAGGTAAACCCTCATGCGTTTAGATAGATTCACAAGTAAATTTCAATCTGCGCTTTCAGATGCTCAGTCATTAGCGCTTGGGCGCGATCACCAATTTATTGAGCCAGTGCATTTAATGTACGCGTTACTGCAACAAAACGGTTCAAGCGTGCGTGCACTCCTTGCGCAAGCCGGCGTTAGTGCCGATGAACTCAATACCAAGCTTTCTCAAGAAATAGAAAAATTATTTAAAGTTGAAGGCGTGGGCGGCGACGTACAGCTTTCAAACAACATGGCTTCTCTTATTAACTTATGTGACAAATATGCTCAAAAGCGTAAAGATAAGTATATTTCTAGCGAGTTATTTGTACTGGCTGCGTGTGATGATAAAGGTCCCTTAGGCGATATATTTAAAGCATTAAACATAACCGTAACTAAAATAGAAAGTGCCATTAAAGCGATTCGTGGTGGCCAAAAGGTGGACGACCCTAATGCGGAAGAAACACGCCAAGCACTTGAAAAATACACCATAGATTTAACAGAGCGAGCGGAGCAAGGTAAGCTCGACCCCGTCATTGGTCGCGATGATGAAATACGCCGCACCATTCAAGTATTACAACGCCGTACTAAAAATAATCCGGTATTAATTGGCGAGCCAGGCGTGGGTAAAACAGCCATCGCTGAGGGATTAGCGCAGCGTATTATAAATGGCGAAGTACCAGAAGGCCTTAAAAGTAAGCGTGTTTTATCCCTTGATTTAGGCGCGCTGGTGGCGGGTGCTAAATACCGCGGAGAATTTGAAGAGCGTTTAAAGTCAGTACTTAATGAGCTGGCTAAAGAAGAAGGCCAAGTGATTTTATTTATTGATGAAATCCATACCATGGTCGGCGCTGGCAAAACTGATGGTGCTATGGATGCTGGTAATATGCTAAAGCCTGCATTAGCCAGAGGCGAGCTTCATTGCGTAGGCGCCACTACGCTTGATGAGTACCGCCAGTACATAGAAAAAGACGCTGCTCTTGAGCGTCGCTTTCAAAAGGTGTTAGTTGAGGAGCCATCAGTTGAAGACACCATAGCAATTTTACGTGGCTTGAAAGAGCGCTATGAGCTACATCACTCGGTTGATATAACCGATCCGGCAATTGTGGCTGCTGCGCATTTATCTCACCGTTATATTAGCGATCGTCAGTTACCAGACAAAGCCATTGATTTAATTGATGAAGCTGGCTCTTCTATACGTTTACAAATAGATTCAAAGCCAGAGTCGTTAGATAAGCTTGAACGTAGAATAATTCAGTTAAAGCTTGAAGATAACGCACTTGCGAAAGAAAAAGATGAAGCGAGTCAAAAACGTCGCAGCGAAATGCAAGAGCTAATTAGCGACTTAGAAGCACAATACCGAGAATTAGATGAAGTATGGAACGCAGAAAAAGCCTCTTTACAGGGCACGCAAGTTATAAAAGCAGAGCTTGAACAAGCACGCCTTGATTTAGATGTTGCACGCCGGGCAAGCGACTTACAACGCATGTCGGAGCTGCAATATGGCAGAATTCCAGAACTTGAAAGAAAACTCGACCTAGCTTCGCAGGCCGAAATGCAAGAAATGAGCTTACTTAAAAACCAAGTAGGTGAAGACGAAATAGCAGAAATACTCTCTCGTTGGACTGGTATTCCGGTATCGCGAATGCTTCAGGGCGAGCGTGAAAAGCTTCTGCAAATGGAACAACAGCTCCATAGTAAAGTTATAGGTCAAGACGAAGCCGTTATTGCTGTGGCTAATGCTATTCGTCGTTCGCGTGCTGGCCTTGCTGATCCTAATCGCCCAATCGGCTCTTTTTTGTTTTTAGGGCCAACAGGTGTAGGTAAAACTGAGCTTACTAAAGCACTAGCGGGCTTTATGTTCGATACAGAAGATGCCATGGTACGTATAGATATGTCTGAGTTTATGGAAAAACACTCAGTGGCACGTCTAGTGGGCGCGCCTCCCGGTTACGTAGGCTACGAGGAAGGGGGGTATTTAACAGAAGCAGTTCGCCGTAAACCTTATTCTGTAATTTTGCTCGACGAGATAGAAAAAGCACACCCTGATGTATTTAATATCTTACTGCAAGTGCTAGATGATGGAAGATTAACAGATGGGCAGGGGCGTACGGTTGATTTTAAAAATACCGTTATTATTATGACCTCAAATTTAGGCTCAGATATTATTCAAGAGCAAGCTGGGACTAATGATTACGCTACGCTTAAAAGTAAGGTAATGAACGTATTGGTAAATGAATTTAGACCTGAGTTTATAAACCGTATTGATGAAACCGTCGTGTTCCATCCGCTTGCTAATGAGCACATTAAAGAAATTGCAGATATTCAGCTAATTAAATTACGAGAGCGTTTAACCGAGATGGGCTATTTGCTTGAAATTAGCGATGCCGCACTGGATAAAATAGCCTCAAGTGGTTTCGATCCTGTATACGGGGCTCGTCCGCTTAAACGAGCTATTCAGCAAACAATAGAAAACCCACTTGCTCAGCAGTTACTCAGTGGTGATTACAGCCCTGGTGATGTAGTGGTTATTGATGCAAATGATGAGGGGTTGCTTTTTTCTAAGCGTTAGTCATTTTTTATCTAAGCCGCCATTTGGCGGCTTATTTTTTAGTTACACTTTAAAGGTATAAAGTAAATTATTAACCTTTTGTGCTCCTTCTACCAGTTGCGCTGCGTCTTTTGCTACATCGTAACTTAGCGATAAATTATCGTTACTTACATGTTTAATTTTTTCTACATTATTAGCTATATCATGGCTTACCATTTGTTGCTGCTCAGCAGCAGTAGAAATACTGTTCGCTAATAAAGATATTTCACTAATTTGATTAAAAATACTATCTAGCTCATGATGAGTTTGCTCTGTTGTTTGCACACAACTATCGGCTTGTAATTTGGTATTTTGCATAACCTTAGACCAATTAAATAAGGTGTCTTGAATTTCTTTAATTGAGCTATGTATTTGCCCAGTGGCGTTTTGTGTACGAGACGACAGCGCTCTTACTTCATCAGCAACAACAGCAAACCCTCTACCGTGCTCTGCAGCCCTAGCCGCTTCAATAGCGGCATTAAGTGCAAGTAAATTAGTTTGCTCTGCAATACCTTCAATTTCACTCATTACTTGGCCAATTTTATCGGCTTCTTGCGCAAGGCTGGTTGCTGTGTTTGCCGCTTCGTCTACATGAGAAGCCAATTGCGATACCATTTGTTTGTTTTGGCCAATATGTTGCTTTATGCCTGCACAACTTTGTTGTGTAGAATTAACTTTGTCGGCTGTGTTGTTTGTACTGCCAGAAATGTCGCCAATAGTGGCGCTCATTTGTGCCATAGCCGTGGCTATTTGTTCTAGCTGCGTACTTTGCGAACTTATGCCTTGCTCAGTAAGTGCAGACTTAGTGTCTAAGTTTTTAGCTATGTTATTAAAAGCGTAAGTTGAATCTTTTACGCGCCCAAGCACAGTTCTCAGTTTGGCCAGCAGCATCTGCTCTCTAAAATCGCTTACACTCATTGGTGAGTTATCGCAAAAAACATAGCGCGAAACAGAATCAGATTGTTGTTTATATTTTTTGATCTTTGCAGGGGTTGCAACAAGCTCTTGATAATTTAAGCTAAAAACTATTGCAAAAATAGCTAGATTAAAAAGAGCAAACATGGCTGAAACAGCTAACCCGCTAGTTATTACCCAAGCTAAAAGTACCACTAATGAAATTACCTGCCTAAAACGAGTTTGCTCTTTAAGGCTGGTCAATGATTGACCACGATTTAGCCTTTTATAAAGTGTATGCGCTTTTTGTACATGTGCTTGAGCCGGTTTTGTGCGAACAGATTGATAGCCCACTAACTCACTTTGCTCAAAAATGGGTGTCACAAAAGCATCAACCCAATAGTATCGGCCATCTTTACAGCGGTTTTTTACCATACCACGCCAAGAGTGGCCGCTTTTTAATGTGGCCCACATTTGTGCAAATGCGGCTTTAGGCATGTCAGGGTGGCGAACTATATTGTGATTTTTACCCACGAGCTCAGCTTGAGTAAATCCGGCGACGTCACAAAACGCAGGGTTAGCGTATGTAATTACGCCGCGAAGATCGGTAGTTGATACTAAGTCTTGTGAGTCACTAAAGTGAACTTCTTCATTTATTAAGCTTTGATTATGACGCATGTTAATTTTAATCATCCTTTTTAATTAACTTGTCATTATATTGGGTAAAGTTGCGAGGGTGAAGTTTAGCGCTTTGTTAAACCTTAAACTGGGTTAAAACTTAGCTTTTTTTTGATCTGAATCAAATATTTACCTGTAAATAGCACTCTTACTGAAGTTTACCTAAGTGATTTACGGTCTATTAGCTGAAGTAAAGCGATTGTATAATAGCCTTAGCAGTGGCAAGATTAGTCTGCTGGTTGATGCTAAGAGTATCAAGCGCATGCTCAACAGGATAAATAGCTATAAATTTAGAAAAATTATATTGTTCTTAACAATTTAATCTTGAGTATGGGCAATTAGCCCCCATAACCCTAAGATTAAGCCACGTGGCCGAGGAAGCATTTTTGACTACACATGATTTATCTAGCGCTCTTAACGCGTTATCAGCAACACAGCACCAGCACGCAATTAAAGGGATTAAACGTGGTATAGAGCGAGAGTCGCTGCGTATTAAAGGCAATGGCGCCATTTCAGCTTTAGGGCACCCTAAGGGCGTTGGTAGCGCATTAACTAACGGGCATATCACAACAGACTTCTCTGAGTCGTTACTTGAATTTATTACTCCCGTAAGTGAATCAGCAACAGAGACGCTAGAGCAATTAAAAGACCTACAAAAGTTTACCCTTGAACATATGGGTGATGAGCTTTTATGGCCAATTAGTATGCCGTGCTTTATTGAAGATCAAGACGACATAGTACTTGCCCAATTTGGTGATTCTAACACCGGCCGCATGAAAACACTGTACCGAGAAGGTTTAAAAAATCGTTACGGTAGTATGATGCAAGCCATTGCAGGTGTGCATTTTAATATTTCTTTTCCTGAATCGCTTTGGCAGTCTTTACATACTTTAAAGCAGAGTGAGCAAAGTTTAGAAGCGTTTATTTCAGATGGTTATTTAGCGCTTATTCGTAACTTTAAACGCGAACTTTGGTTAATTAGTTATTTGTTTGGTGCATCACCGGCATTGTGTAACTCTTTTTTACAAGGGCGCAAAACCGACTTACCGTTTAAAAAGCTAGGGAAGGGCACACTTTATCTTGAAGTGGGTACAGCCCTGCGTTTGGGTAATTTAGGTTATACAAATAGTGCGCAGTCTTCATTGCGCGTAATGTACAACTCGCTAGATGAATATGTAGCAGGGCTTAAAAAAGCCATTAATACGCCGTCTGATTTATACGGCGATATTGACGACTACATAACGCAAGCACCTAAGCAGCTCAATAAAAATATTCTCCAAATTGAAAACGAGTTTTACTCGCCTATTCGCCCTAAACGCAATGCAAAAAGTGGTGAAAAACCAACCGATGCATTACTACGTGCAGGAATTGAGTATGTTGAAATTAGAGCCCTTGATGTAAACCCGTTTAGCGAAACTGGTATAGACATAGATCAGATTCATTTTTTAGATGTGTTTTTAACCTACTGCTTGCTAAAAAATTCGCCAGAAATGGATTGGGAAGAGCAAGCACGAAGCACTGAAAATCTAGATACTGTAGTAAACCAAGGCCGTGAGTTAGGTGTTATGCTTAACGACAACAATCAACAGCGTACTTTACAAAGCTGGGGCAGTGAAATATTTAACCAGCTTGGTGATGTTGCAAAGCATATGGACAAGGCTTATGGGGTTACTTATTACAGCGAAACCATTACTAAAATGGCAGCTTGGATTGATAACCCTGCGCTTACTTTTTCAGGTCGCTATGTACGCGAACTAGAAAACGCTGGTATTGACAACGGATTATTTGCCATTCAATTGGCAAATAAATATAAGCAAAGCCATGCGCAAGCCGATTACAAAGTGTTTTCAAAACAATGGTTAGAGCAACAAGTAAAAGAGTCTGATAAAGCACGAGAAGAGATAGAACGCTCAGATACTCTTAGCTTTACTGATTTTTTAGATGAATACTTTAAAGCGAAGGCTCCAGCTTAATAAATAACACGCAAAAAAAACGCAGCCCAAGGTGGCTGCGTAAATATTTTTCAGGGATGAAACAATGCTATACTGCTGTATTCATAAACTCAGACCCACGCTTTTTTAAAAAGTTCAGTGAGATCTTATAAAAATGAAAAAAAATGCAATTATTTTATCTTTCGCCCTTTCTTTAGCTGGTTGTGCAACAGCGCCCCCTAAGCAACCTAATGATCTTTGTAAAATTTTTGAGGAAAAGTCCGATTGGTACTTTGACGCAAAAGACGCACAAGAAAAATGGGGTTCACCTAAACACGTACTTATGAGCATGATGTACCAAGAAAGCTCATTTCGTCATGATGCAGCGCCGCCTATGGAATACTTTTTATGGATAATTCCTACCGGACGTGCCAGCGATGCCTATGGTTATTCGCAAGCTAAAACACCTACTTGGTCTGATTATATTCGCGAAACTGGTAACAACGGTGCCGACAGAGACGACTTTGATGATGCCATCGATTTTATGGCCTGGTTTGTTTATAAAACCCATAAAGTAAATGGAATATCTAAATGGGATGCCTATGCGCAATACCTCAATTACCACGAAGGGTGGGGCGGTTATAAGCGTGGTACGTATAAAAAGAAAAAATGGCTAATGAGTGTGGCAAATAAAGTTAAACACCGCGCGAGTCGTTATGGTTCGCAACTTAAACGCTGCGAAGATGAGCTAGATAAAGGTTGGTTTGAGCGCTTAATTTTTGGTTAATGCAAAATACACTGATAAAAAAGGAGCCTAGGCTCCTTTTTTATTGCGTAATGTTTATACCTTACGCTGATTAGGCTTTATTTTTACCTGCTTAATCATGTTCTCTTTTACTTCTAAAACCTCAACAGGGTAGCCGGCAATTCTTAGGCTTAAGTTAGCATCTGGAATGTCTTCTAGGTATTCAACAATTAAGCCGCTGAGGGTTTTAGGGCCATCAAGCGGAAACTCCCAGCCCATCTCTTTATTAAGGTCGCGTACGTTAGCACCGCCATCAACAATGAATGAGCCATCAGTTTGTGTTGTCACTTCTTCACTTGGCGTGCGCGTTTGCGTAGTGGTGAAGTCGCCTACCACTTCTTCTAAAATATCTTCTAGGGTTACTAAGCCTTGAATATCACCATACTCATCAACCACAATACCAATACGCTCTTTTGATTGTTGGAACTTTAATAACTGAGTATTTAGAGATGTCCCCTCAGGAATAAAGTAAATCTCACGTACGGCGCGTAATAGTGAAGGTTTATCAAATTGCTCTTTAGTTAACAGGCGAAGAGCATCACGAGAGTGAATAAAACCTACCGCGTCATCAATATTGTCGCGATAAAGTAGTACGCGCGTGTGTTGTGCATGAGTAAGCTGACGGCTTATTATTTTCCAGTCATCGTTGATATCAATCGCCACAATTTCATTTCGTGGGATCATAATATCTTCAACGGTTACTTGCTCTAAGTCTAAAATTGACGTCAGCATGCTTTGGTGACGTGCAGGTATCAATGCACCCGACTCATTTAAGACAGACTTTAGCTCTTCTTTGCTCATGCTATGTTCGTCTATTTGCTCCGCGCTAATACCAAATAAACGTAACATTCCATTGGTCATCCAGTTAACCACCACAACAAATGGGAAGAGAATTTTAAGTAACCCTTTTAGAACGACCGAACTTGGGAAAGCGACTTTTTCTGGGTATAGGGCTGCGAGTGTTTTAGGCGTTACTTCAGCAAAAATAAGCACAACAAGTGTGAGCGCACCTGTTGCAATAGCAATACCTAAATCACCATATAAGCGAATACCAATGATGGTTGCAACTTGAGCAGCTGCAATATTAACGAGGTTATTACCAATAAGGATCAAGCCTATGAGCCTATCAGGTCGGCTCAGGAGCTTATTAACGCGTTTGGCAGCGCGATGGTTTTCTTTAGCGAGGTGACGCAGACGAATTCTGTTTATTGACATTATGCCCGTTTCAGAGCCAGAAAAGTATGCAGAACATAAAATTAAAATACCGAGTATTATAAATAGAACACTCGTAGATATGCTGTCCAAAGAAGGATCCTTATTTTATAAACCAATGCGTATTAAGCTAGAGTGAGCAATCAGAGTCAAGTTAAAACTTATTTAACACCACTTCTTGTATGAAACGGCTGCCAAAATAAGCAAGTGTGAGGATAAATGCAGCGACCATGATTGTTATTACCACAGGTTTACCACGCCAGCCTTTTTTCATATGGCCCAGCGCTACAGTTACAAAAATAACCCATGCAACAAGCGATAAAATAGTCTTATGAATAAATTCTTTAGCAAACATACCATCTAAAAATACAAACCCTGTAAGTAATGCAAATGTAAGCAATATCGTACCAAGGTTTAGTAGTTGGTATAGTTGGCGCTCAACCACCATTAGCGGCGGTAAGTGGCTATGTACAATAGCTAAATCTTTTCGTTTTAAGCGTTTATCAATAAAGTAAAACTGCACGCCATATAAAGTCGCAATAATTAAAATGCAATATGCTAAAAGCGAAAGCGATATATGAGAAATAAGCCCTACTTCAATATTAAAGCTTTGTAATAAAATATGATGCGGTATAAAAAGGCTGCCTATTGTGAGCAGGGCGGCAAAGCCATACACCACAGGTAAAAGCAACGTGGCAGGAAATTTTAACGACACAGCTGTTACCGATACCACAATGACCCAACAAGTCAGTAGCGCGACATTTACTATGCTCAGGTCTTGGCCATCGGAGCGAAACACCGAATTAACCAACAACAGCATATGCGCCAATATAGCCACAGTACTTAATATTACTGTTACTTTTTGGCTTGGGCCTTGTTGATGAAACAGGCGAGTTAACACGTGAGACGTTGCTAACACATAAAATAAACTGGCAATAATAGTTAAACTAATAATCAGCATTGTGCTTGGGCCACTTATAATTAGAGTCAAATAATTCTTGTTGTTATAAACGCATTGTATTTTATAGCAAAGCAATTGCATAGACCTAAAAAAAGAAACTCAATAAGCTGTGCTTCAATACTGTATTGTGCGCCATCATTTACGGTATACTGTTTTTAATTGAAATTTAATACTATTGGTCCCATTTAATGGGCATGCGCAAAATAAGTGTTAGCTTATTGGATCAATATAAACGTCTTATCGGAACCGTTACATGTTTGAGAACCTCCAAGAACGATTAGGTAAAACCTTAAAAAATATTAGTGGCCGCGGCCGTTTAACAGAAGACAACATCAAAGATACGTTACGCGAAGTGCGTATGGCATTTTTAGAAGCTGACGTTGCCTTACCTGTTGTTCGCGAGTTTGTGAAGCAAGTTAAAGAACGTGCCGTTGGCGTTGAAGTGACAAAAAGCTTAAGCCCAGGCCAAGTATTTATAAAAATAGTGCGTGAAGAGCTTGAAAAGGCAATGGGTGAAGCGAACGAAGAGCTAAGCCTAAATGCACAACCGCCGGCCGTTGTTATGATGGCGGGTCTGCAAGGTGCTGGTAAAACCACCAGTGTGGGTAAACTTGCTAAGTTTTTAAAAGAGCGTAAAAAGAAATCTGTTTTAGTTGTAAGTGCCGACGTATATCGCCCTGCGGCGATAAAACAGCTAGAAACACTAGCAACTGAAGTCGATGTTGATTTTTTCCCAAGTGATATTTCGCAAAAGCCGGTTGATATAGCTACAGCGGCTATTTCGCATGCTAAAAAGAAGTTTATAGATGTAGTTCTTGTTGATACCGCAGGCCGTTTGCACGTAGACAACGAAATGATGGGCGAAATTAAAGACCTGCATAAAGCAATCAACCCAATCGAAACCTTGTTTGTTGTTGATGCGATGACAGGTCAAGATGCGGCTAACACTGCAAAAGCGTTTGACGAAGCGCTCCCTTTAACAGGTGTTATTTTAACAAAAACCGATGGTGATGCCCGAGGTGGTGCAGCGCTATCTATTCGTCATATTACCGGTAAGCCAATTAAGTTTATGGGTGTGGGCGAGCGTACGGATGCACTAGAGCCATTCCATCCTGACCGTATAGCTTCGCGTATTTTAGGTATGGGCGATGTACTTTCATTAATCGAAGAAGTCGAAATGAAAGTTGATAAAGAGCAAGCAGCTAAAGTTGCTCAAAAAGTATTTAAAGGCGATGGTTTTACGCTTGATGATTTTGCTGAGCAACTTAAGCAAATGAAAAACATGGGCGGCATGATGTCGATGCTCGATAAGCTCCCTGGTATGCAAAACCTTCCTGATGCTGTAAAAGGGCAAATGGGCGATAAAACTTTTGTACAAATGGAAGCAATTATTAGCTCAATGACTAAAAAAGAGCGCGCACGCCCAGAAATTATTAAAGGGTCACGCAAAAAGCGTATTGCAGCGGGTTCTGGTACGCAAGTGCAAGAGATCAATAAGCTGCTAAAACAGTTTACGCAAATGCAAAAAATGATGAAAAAGATGAAAGGTAAAGGCGGCATGCAAAAAATGATGCGCGGCATGAAAGGCATGTTACCCCCTGGAATGATGGGTGGCGGTGGCCCTAAATTTTAATATAGCGCGTTAATACGTACTATATATTGTATAACTAAAGGGCCAACTGGCCCTTTTTTGTTGAATAAATTATGCGCGTGGTGCATGATAATCTATTAATTGTGGCCCAGATCACAGTTTAACCTACTAAAGTGGCTTTTTGCTGCACTTCTTACTTGCATTGTTGCTAAAAACTCGTACAATTCCCCAGCTCCCCATACTGGGGAGTAAATCTTATTAATGAAAACAGTCAATCTATTTAGAGGACGGTATGGTAACTATTCGTTTGCAACGTGGTGGCGCTAAAAAACGCCCTTTCTATCAAATTGTGGTTGCGGATAGCCGTTTCTCGCGTGACGGTCGCTTCATCGAGAAAGTTGGTTTCTTTAACCCAATTGCTTCAGGTCAAGAAGAAAAACTTCGTTTAGATTTACCACGTGTTGATCACTGGGTAGGTCAAGGCGCAGGTCTTTCAGATCGTGTAGCTAAGTTAGTTAAAGACGCTCGTAAAGCGGCTTAATAGGCGTAAGTGTAACCATGAGTCAAGAGAACACCTCATCAATAATTGTCGTAGGAAAGCTCGGTGCCCCATATGGTATAAAGGGCTGGCTTAAGGTACATTCATTTACTGATGATCCCCAAGGGATCTTCGATTTCAGCCCGTGGTTGATAGGGCAACAAGGTAAATGGCAGACCTTAGAAGTGGTCGACTGGCGTCGCCACAACAAAGGCTTTATCGCTAAAATTGCGCAAGTAAACGACAGAGACGAAGCAATGGCTTATACCCATGCAGAAATATCAGTTGATT
The sequence above is drawn from the Pseudoalteromonas espejiana DSM 9414 genome and encodes:
- the rpsP gene encoding 30S ribosomal protein S16 produces the protein MVTIRLQRGGAKKRPFYQIVVADSRFSRDGRFIEKVGFFNPIASGQEEKLRLDLPRVDHWVGQGAGLSDRVAKLVKDARKAA
- the ffh gene encoding signal recognition particle protein — protein: MFENLQERLGKTLKNISGRGRLTEDNIKDTLREVRMAFLEADVALPVVREFVKQVKERAVGVEVTKSLSPGQVFIKIVREELEKAMGEANEELSLNAQPPAVVMMAGLQGAGKTTSVGKLAKFLKERKKKSVLVVSADVYRPAAIKQLETLATEVDVDFFPSDISQKPVDIATAAISHAKKKFIDVVLVDTAGRLHVDNEMMGEIKDLHKAINPIETLFVVDAMTGQDAANTAKAFDEALPLTGVILTKTDGDARGGAALSIRHITGKPIKFMGVGERTDALEPFHPDRIASRILGMGDVLSLIEEVEMKVDKEQAAKVAQKVFKGDGFTLDDFAEQLKQMKNMGGMMSMLDKLPGMQNLPDAVKGQMGDKTFVQMEAIISSMTKKERARPEIIKGSRKKRIAAGSGTQVQEINKLLKQFTQMQKMMKKMKGKGGMQKMMRGMKGMLPPGMMGGGGPKF
- the rimM gene encoding ribosome maturation factor RimM (Essential for efficient processing of 16S rRNA) is translated as MSQENTSSIIVVGKLGAPYGIKGWLKVHSFTDDPQGIFDFSPWLIGQQGKWQTLEVVDWRRHNKGFIAKIAQVNDRDEAMAYTHAEISVDSAQLPELPQGEFYWRDLIGMSVVTDKGYNLGIVDDLMETGSNDVLVVKANSKDAFGQAERLIPFLTDSVIKAVNHDAREITVDWDPGF